In Acipenser ruthenus chromosome 16, fAciRut3.2 maternal haplotype, whole genome shotgun sequence, the following proteins share a genomic window:
- the LOC131697795 gene encoding cis-aconitate decarboxylase-like, whose amino-acid sequence MLSALKFQRTSRHFSCLRLLHKSAVEVQERPAPEETITSSFGGFIHLVHPGQLSDTVLHRSKRMILDSIGVGLLGSSSHVFELALQHCQQMYAPDYISSVFGRRHTRLSPSLAAFVNGVAVHSMDFDDTWHPATHPSGAVLPALLAIAQMLPGNAKPSGMDLLLAFNVGIEIQGRLMRFSNEAQNIPNRFHPPTVVGPLGSAAACSRLLSLDRSQCSNALAIAASLAGAPMANAATQSKPLHIGNAARLGLEAALLASRGLEASTLILDSTPGCAGFSAFYNDYLPQALPSPVEQDPRFLLEDQDIAFKRFPAHLGMHWVADAACSARELLVNNVGGFHPSMIQNILLRIPLSKYINRPFPESEHQARHSFQFNACTALLDGEVSVQSFSPAFLDRPELLSLLSRVQVEHPQDNPANFNKMYAEVLVTLTTGDVLKGRCDTFYGHWRKPLSRDSLLKKFRANAGAVLPGERVEAIIDAVENIEDMQDCSHLTMHLE is encoded by the exons ATGCTCTCAGCACTCAAG tttcagaGAACCTCAAGGCACTTTTCCTGCCTGCGACTTCTACATAAATCTGCAGTTGaag TGCAAGAAAGGCCTGCCCCAGAGGAGACAATCACCAGCAGTTTTGGAGGGTTCATCCACTTGGTGCACCCAGGCCAGCTGTCAGACACTGTGCTGCACCGCAGTAAGAGGATGATCCTGGACAGCATCGGGGTGGGGCTGCTGGgaagcagctcccatgtctttgAGCTGGCTCTGCAGCACTGCCAG CAAATGTATGCTCCAGATTACATCAGTTCAGTCTTTGGTCGAAGGCACACAAGACTCTCTCCAAGTCTGGCAGCCTTTGTCAATGGAGTTGCG GTCCATTCAATGGATTTCGATGATACCTGGCACCCAGCCACCCACCCCTCAGGGGCAGTCCTTCCTGCCCTGCTCGCTATTGCTCAGATGTTACCTGGCAACGCCAAGCCCAGTGGGATGGACCTCCTGCTAGCCTTCAACGTGGGCATTGAGATTCAGGGTCGGCTCATGAGGTTCTCCAACGAAGCCCAAAACATCCCCAACAG GTTCCATCCCCCGACTGTAGTGGGCCCTCTGGGTAGTGCTGCTGCCTGCTCCCGTCTGCTCTCCCTGGATCGCTCGCAGTGCTCAAACGCCTTGGCGATTGCTGCCTCGCTGGCAGGGGCTCCCATGGCCAATGCTGCCACTCAATCCAAGCCTCTTCATATTGGGAACGCAGCCCGACTTGGTCTGGAGGCGGCACTGCTGGCATCCCGGGGCCTGGAGGCCAGCACACTGATCCTGGACTCGACCCCAGGCTGCGCTGGCTTTAGTGCCTTCTACAATGACTACCTGCCTCAGGCACTGCCCTCCCCGGTTGAACAGGATCCCCGCTTCCTGCTGGAGGACCAGGACATAGCCTTCAAGCGCTTCCCTGCACACCTGGGGATGCACTGGGTGGCAGACGCAGCGTGCTCAGCACGGGAGCTTTTGGTCAACAACGTAGGGGGGTTCCACCCCTCTATGATCCAGAACATCCTACTGAGAATCCCCCTCTCCAAATATATCAACCGGCCCTTCCCTGAATCCGAGCACCAGGCCCGACACTCCTTCCAGTTCAACGCCTGCACGGCTCTGCTGGACGGCGAGGTCAGTGTCCAGTCCTTCAGCCCAGCCTTCCTGGACCGTCCTGAGCTGCTCAGCCTCCTGAGCAGAGTACAGGTCGAGCACCCCCAGGACAACCCTGCCAATTTCAATAAGATGTACGCAGAGGTGCTGGTGACCCTCACAACGGGCGATGTCTTGAAGGGTCGTTGCGACACCTTTTATGGACACTGGAGGAAGCCACTGAGTCGTGACAGTCTGCTGAAAAAGTTCCGGGCCAACGCTGGGGCAGTCCTGccaggagagagagtggaggccaTCATTGATGCCGTGGAGAACATAGAAGACATGCAGGACTGCTCCCACCTCACCATGCACCTGGAGTGA